One region of Oncorhynchus clarkii lewisi isolate Uvic-CL-2024 unplaced genomic scaffold, UVic_Ocla_1.0 unplaced_contig_3130_pilon_pilon, whole genome shotgun sequence genomic DNA includes:
- the LOC139405218 gene encoding UPF0764 protein C16orf89 homolog yields the protein MARFVVEVFFVLVFSATNAAQEEVIDVILVSLAKSASFLEQEHGNINLDGVVGYIILQAELKEAVRAWPHTDPLSWSQRTATVTLVKRLDQSLAKAVTELEKTDPKYYREFEPLLSWTFWSVPHEWSSTDPSLAYSSGRTMECYDETQSDKCMTLLLGTWKNNGTPCIVTKSCRDTMTRFGCPNYSLSHQLLYFMLGANRGCSAMLKGDMRTSRANLTERQYQGIFCSNMLKGNMDIIQNNFTGETQDIFIENILLCGLAGFSDFLKVDWLQHILRLQDQEVGCFTQPHRRVKRRERMLKDGCSSHITGVSVSALGGYLNYYLTEQDITKRPLT from the exons ATGGCTAGGTTTGTGGTAGAGGTGTTTTTTGTCCTTGTTTTCTCCGCCACCAATGCGGCGCAGGAGGAGGTCATTGATGTGATTCTAGTCAGCCTCGCCAAAAGCGCATCGTTCCTGGAGCAAGAGCACGGTAACATCAACCTAGACGGAGTGGTCGGGTACATCATCCTGCAGG CGGAGTTGAAGGAAGCAGTGAGAGCGTGGCCCCACACTGACCCTCTGAGCTGGTCTCAGCGCACCGCTACGGTAACCCTGGTCAAGAGGTTGGACCAGAGCCTGGCTAAGGCTGTCACCGAGCTGGAGAAGACTGACCCCAAATACTACAGAG agTTTGAGCCTCTGTTGAGCTGGACCTTCTGGTCAGTACCTCATGAGTGGAGCTCCACAGATCCCTCTCTGGCCTACTCCTCCGGTCGAACCATGGAGTGTTACGATGAGACGCAGAGCGACAAGTGTATGACCCTGCTACTGGGaacatg GAAGAACAACGGGACTCCTTGCATCGTGACCAAGTCATGTCGTGACACAATGACGAGGTTTGGATGTCCTAACTACTCCCTCTCTCACCAGCTGCTCTACTTCATGCTGGGAGCCaat agAGGTTGTTCTGCCATGTTGAAGGGGGACATGCGTACGTCGCGTGCTAACCTAACAGAGAGACAGTACCAGGGGATATTCTGCTCCAACATGCTGAAGGGAAACATGGACATTATACAGAATAACTTCACCGGGGAGACCCAGGACATCTTCATCGAAAACA TACTGCTGTGTGGATTGGCTGGTTTCTCTGACTTTCTCAAAGTCGATTGGCTGCAGCACATTCTGAGGCTGCAGGATCAGGAAGTGGGATGTTTTACACAGCCCCACagaagagtgaagaggagagagagaatgttgaaGG atGGCTGTTCCAGTCACATAACAGGCGTGTCAGTGAGCGCTCTGGGAGGATACCTCAACTACTACCTGACAGAGCAGGACATCACCAAGAGACCACTCACCTGA